A genomic segment from Glycine soja cultivar W05 chromosome 18, ASM419377v2, whole genome shotgun sequence encodes:
- the LOC114395764 gene encoding fimbrin-5-like: protein MASEPVHSSRTSNPQIQERTQSGRVTVGNFRPIFKKLKGFSELFTEDEIKDALAESHQNMDEEIDFESFLRVSFCFLFLFYPLRS, encoded by the exons ATGGCTTCAGAGCCAGTTCACTCAAGTCGAACTTCAAACCCTCAAATCCAAG AAAGGACTCAATCAGGACGTGTTACTGTCGGAAATTTTCGacctatttttaagaaattgaaGGGTTTCTCTGAACTGTTCACTGAGGATGAGATTAAGGATGCCTTGGCAGAGTCACATCAGAACATGGATGAAGAGATTGATTTTGAGTCCTTCCTTAGGgtgagtttttgttttttatttttattttacccacTGAGAAGTTGA
- the LOC114397281 gene encoding uncharacterized protein LOC114397281 has protein sequence MSRKENLLCELHTKKGTWKIVMRITDMWHLNKHNGRQSIEMGTKIGATLWQELFPEFEPKLRCGGAYVIQNVKVVDTHSDYKVTTIKYLVYFVKTTSVKEVERPEIPPNVHAITSFADIISGVAKPDTLVDVVGAIAEVIERKTVNPAYRVTIKLRDNSHAEIIMTVWEEYALQLDDAIEKNHFVQKPLVVMLTLAKIKEPKDKYPLSVQNIKHGSKLYVNVYVCIYIGGLDDEGGVSQSQSTQYCQDKFLHNAQIVSFGEIKTLRQDCYCLAVGTVDEVMIDTPWSYDSCPYCTTTFNPLKIGAVCRSCQNHVTHTIPRYKLVVKMKQNGEKANFHFWDAVCIKIFGKTADECRQELIASGDEIKVLPACVDQLLGKTWVVRFKHRIQMHQSSVLDFSEQKHHIQSVISTLGLQDEQCISNKSLTVGVASSSQQDYHPSPSSSQSAEYDPGNTVFVTPAKRMSDQQGSSQFDSDEFATYELSTNKHIKAE, from the exons ATGTCTCGCAAAGAAAACCTCCTATGTGAACTGCATACAAAGAAAGGTACTTGGAAGATAGTGATGCGAATAACTGATATGTGGCATCTTAACAAGCATAATGGTCGACAATCCATTGAGATG GGTACAAAGATTGGGGCAACTCTATGGCAAGAATTGTTCCCTGAATTTGAGCCCAAGTTGCGTTGTGGTGGTGCATATGTTATTCAGAACGTGAAGGTTGTTGATACTCATTCTGACTACAAAGTGACTACAATTAAATATTTGGTTTATTTTGTGAAGACAACGTCTGTGAAAGAGGTAGAAAGACCTGAGATTCCTCCTAATGTTCATGCCATTACTTCATTTGCTGATATAATTTCAGGCGTTGCAAAACCTGATACTTTAGTTG ATGTTGTTGGTGCTATTGCTGAAGTGATTGAGCGCAAAACAGTTAATCCTGCATACAGAGTGACTATCAAGTTGAGAGACAAcag TCATGCTGAGATCATCATGACTGTGTGGGAGGAATATGCTCTTCAGCTGGATGATGCTATTGAGAAAAACCATTTTGTGCAAAAGCCATTGGTTGTTATGCTAACCCTTGCTAAGATCAAAGAACCCAAGG ACAAGTATCCCCTCAGTGTACAAAATATAAAGCATGGTTCGAAGTTGTATGTGAATG TTTACGTGTGCATTTATATTGGCGGTCTAGATGATGAGGGTGGTGTTTCTCAGTCGCAGTCTACCCAGTATTGCCAAGATAAGTTTTTGCATAATGCTCAAATAGTGAGCTTTGGTGAAATAAAGACTCTGCGACAG GATTGTTACTGTTTGGCTGTTGGCACTGTCGATGAAGTGATGATTGATACACCATGGAGTTATGACAGTTGTCCATACTGTACTACCACTTTTAATCCATTAAAAATAGGTGCAGTCTGTCGTTCGTGCCAGAACCATGTTACTCACACTATTCCAAG GTATAAGTTAGTTGTCAAGATGAAACAGAATGGGGAGAAGGCTAACTTCCATTTTTGGGATGCAGTATGTATCAAAATATTTGGTAAAACTGCAGATGAATGTCGTCAAGAGTTGATTGCG agtGGTGATGAGATCAAGGTGTTACCTGCGTGTGTTGATCAATTGTTGGGTAAAACTTGGGTTGTCAGATTCAAACACCGTATACAAATGCACCAATCATCTGTGTTGGATTTTAGTGAACAGAAACATCATATACAATCAGTGATATCCACGCTAGGTCTACAG GATGAACAATGTATAAGCAACAAGTCACTGACTGTTGGTGTTGCATCTTCATCACAACAAGATTACCATCCTTCA CCTTCATCATCACAGTCAGCTGAATATGATCCTGGAAATACTGTCTTTGTAACTCCTGCAAAAAGAATGTCCGATCAACAAGGAAGTAGTCAGTTTGATAGTGACGAGTTCGCAACATATGAACTATCGACCAACAAGCATATAAAAGCTGAGTAA
- the LOC114394794 gene encoding E3 ubiquitin-protein ligase RDUF1-like — protein sequence MASLGSPSSSFWCYRCNRIVRVPQNDAVLLCPDCNSGFLEELQTPPHSRRSTRGGGGSPFNPVIVLRNANDVVSPETRNFELYYNDAVSGSSGPSTLRPLPQGVTEFLLGSGFDNLLDQLDGAAGGSAPPPPAAASKAAIESMPVVKILASHTYAESHCAVCMENFEINCDAREMPCGHVYHSECIVPWLSVRNSCPVCRHEVPSDEVEESNSNSNNNTVGLTIWRLPGGGFAVGRFIGGRELPLVYTEMDGGFNGANGAPRRVAWDSSVGRSRESRGFGSALRNVFSYFGRVRSSFSRRTRNSRANGRSRS from the coding sequence atggcATCACTGGGATCTCCGTCTTCATCATTCTGGTGCTACCGCTGCAACCGCATCGTTAGGGTTCCACAAAACGACGCCGTTCTCCTCTGCCCAGATTGCAACTCCGGCTTCCTAGAAGAGCTACAAACCCCTCCCCACTCGCGCCGATCCACGCGCGGCGGCGGCGGGTCCCCCTTCAACCCGGTAATCGTCCTCCGCAACGCGAACGACGTCGTCTCGCCCGAAACGCGGAACTTCGAACTCTACTACAACGACGCCGTTTCAGGTTCCTCCGGCCCAAGCACTCTCCGCCCCTTACCGCAAGGAGTAACCGAGTTTCTTTTGGGCTCGGGCTTCGACAATTTACTCGACCAGCTCGACGGCGCCGCGGGGGGCAGCGCTCCGCCTCCCCCCGCGGCGGCGTCGAAAGCGGCGATTGAGTCGATGCCGGTGGTTAAGATCCTCGCGAGCCACACCTACGCAGAATCCCACTGCGCGGTTTGCATGGAGAATTTTGAGATCAACTGCGACGCACGTGAGATGCCGTGCGGGCACGTGTACCACTCAGAGTGCATCGTGCCGTGGCTCTCGGTGAGAAACTCGTGCCCCGTGTGCCGCCACGAGGTTCCTTCCGATGAAGTTGAAGAAAGTAATAGTAATAGTAACAATAATACTGTGGGGTTGACTATTTGGAGACTTCCTGGGGGGGGATTCGCTGTGGGCAGGTTCATCGGAGGGAGGGAGCTCCCGCTGGTTTACACGGAGATGGACGGAGGGTTTAACGGCGCTAACGGCGCTCCCAGAAGAGTCGCTTGGGATAGCTCTGTTGGGAGGTCTAGGGAGAGCAGAGGGTTCGGTTCTGCTCTGAGGAATGTCTTTTCGTATTTCGGGAGGGTGAGGAGCTCGTTTTCTCGCCGAACGAGAAATTCGCGTGCCAACGGAAGATCTcgctcttaa
- the LOC114397282 gene encoding uncharacterized protein LOC114397282 — MFKYINKGSDRITTDIVNDQNQDGTHNQVHDEIKHYLGCRYVSAPETCWKIFAFPMHGRAPVVERLYFHLENQQPVYWKDNHEIGTVLAKSTIKESMSTTWMDSNKIYHHGRDLTYAEYVSKFVYDARKRCWKPRKQGNTIGRLIWVPLSSGELFYMRMMLSSAKGSQCYKDIRTVENVVYHTFREACFAKGFLGSDQEFVGALQEANSWGTPHYLRKLFVKFLFMNTMDRPEYVWKQTWQWMADDIVFNHRRQGIQLTDKEKMHLCLTEIENLLQANRKSLRDFPSMSYPLGYVVNPHQNNLIYNELAYDRDILAAEFDKCYQSLTGGVYFLYGYGGTCKTFVWKTLSYAIRSTDNIVLTVASRGIASILLPGSRTTHSKFAIPVPATQNSTCNIHQGSDFAELLHITKLIIWDEAPMCHRYSVEALDKSLQDIMHNGNPFGGKVIVFGGDFRQILPVVPRGNRSDISMQL; from the exons ATGTTTAAGTACATCAACAAAGGATCTGATCGGATTACAACAGATATTGTCAATGACCAAAACCAAGATGGCACACACAATCAGGTTCATGATGAAATTAAACACTATCTTGGTTGTCG GTATGTGTCGGCTCCTGAAACATGTTGGAAGATTTTCGCATTCCCAATGCATGGACGTGCACCAGTAGTTGAACGCCTTTATTTCCACCTAGAAAATCAACAGCCTGTTTACTGGAAAGATAATCATGAAATTGGCACAGTACTGGCTAAGAGTACAATCAAAGAATCAATGTCCACAACATGGATggattctaataaaatataccATCATGGACGAGATCTTACTTATGCTGAATATGTGTCCAAATTTGTTTATGATGCCCGAAAAAGATGTTGGAAACCAAGGAAACAAGGAAATACTATTGGCAGGCTCATTTGGGTGCCCCTTTCCAGTGGAGAGTTGTTCTACATGAGGATGATGCTTTCCTCTGCTAAAGGATCACAATGTTACAAAGATATTAGAACAGTAGAAAATGTTGTCTATCATACATTCAGAGAAGCATGCTTTGCAAAAGGTTTTCTAGGAAGTGATCAAGAATTTGTTGGTGCCTTACAAGAAGCAAACAGTTGGGGAACTCCACACTATCTTAGGAAGTTATTTGTGAAGTTTCTATTTATGAATACCATGGATAGGCCAGAATATGTGTGGAAACAAACTTGGCAATGGATGGCAGATGATATTGTATTTAATCATAGGAGACAAG GCATCCAACTAACAGACAAAGAAAAAATGCATCTTTGTTTGACGGAAATTGAAAACCTCCTGCAAGCCAACAGGAAAAGCCTACGAGATTTTCCTTCAATGTCATACCCACTAGGATATGTTGTCAACCCGCACCAAAATAATCTCATCTACAATGAACTGGCTTACGACAGGGACATATTGGCCGCCGAATTTGATAAATGCTACCAGTCGCTAACAg GTGGAGTTTATTTTCTGTATGGATATGGTGGCACATGCAAGACATTTGTGTGGAAAACTTTATCATATGCTATACGCTCTACTGACAACATTGTTTTAACAGTGGCTTCAAGGGGGATTGCCTCAATACTATTGCCTGGCAGTAGAACAACACATTCTAAGTTTGCTATTCCTGTCCCTGCAACACAAAATTCTACATGCAATATCCATCAAGGGAGTGATTTTGCTGAATTGTTGCATATCACAAAACTCATCATATGGGATGAAGCTCCAATGTGTCACAGATACAGTGTTGAGGCCCTTGACAAAAGTTTACAGGACATCATGCACAACGGCAATCCTTTTGGAGGAAAGGTCATTGTTTTCGGTGGTGATTTCCGTCAAATACTACCTGTTGTGCCAAGAGGTAATCGTTCTGACATTTCTATGCAACTCTAA